AACAATTCTTCAAGTTTAGGTTTTACAGATGTATTTGTATGAACTCTCTTAGATAAACAATCTTTTTTATCAATAACTAATTCAAGGCTACGAGCATCAAGGTAACTAAAGACAGAGTCTGGAGCTACTGCTTCAACTGCCCTATATGTATGGACAGCCATAGCTTTTGTCCCACCTGTATAGTTTAGGCCAATTAATTGTTTACCTTCCAACTGATTACTTATTTTCGAATATATATTATTACTATTCGATTCATCCACTTGAATTTTAGTCCATTTATCCTCCCCAATTTTAAGTACATTTATAAGGTTGTCAGCTATTTTGTTAGTTGCTTTCGTACAAACAAAAAATATATGAGATGAAGGTTTAGATAGCAAATGACAAGCAACATAATTTGGTAAAGGATTTGTACCAACCAGTAAAACTAAGTTTTCACTTCTATAATCGTCAAATCTTTTTAATTCATCTTCATTTATTTTAATATCATTCAAGATGTATTACCTCCATTTCTTTCAGTACCCTATTTCCAATCAAAATCGAATCATCCTCACAGTCCCAAACCCCTTAGCAACCCCTTTTCCTATCCCCAAAAAATCTGGAATCAAAAAATTGGCCATAAAACCGCCGTTAAAAGAAATGAAATCCATCCCTTTGTACTTTGAACGCCTGAGCTCCATATCTACATCACATTTTATGGTATCAGGAACCGTATATCCGAAGGTCTTTGACATGGAAAGCAGGTTTCCTATCAGAGTCCTCCTGAGGATTTCCTTTTGCTCTCCAGAGTTGCTGGTCTCGAAAAACTTTTCTTCATTTTCTTTGTTGAGAGCAAGCCAGGGTGTCAGGAATTCGTAGAAATAGATGCCTTTTGTAAGGCCAAAGTCCTGTTTTTTGATCCTCATGGACCTTTCAGTGATTTCAAAGTCTCCGTGAGGAAGGGTGACCGTATCAAATTTGTCAAATAAACCTTTCAAGATTTCTGCTCCTTCATTTACGCCGACTATGATAGGTATCCTGTCAAGGACTTTGTACTGCACTAGAGGGTAACGATAGTAAAAACTGTCAGTGTTATGGTTGTGGAGCTGGTCATATTCATTGAATTTTGACGCAAAGAAACCACGAATCTGATTCGCATCTCCCCTGAATTCTTCTGTTCCTTCAAAAGTCATTTCAAGGGTTTTGAGTTTAATGTTTTCAGGATTCATAATATCTATCTGGAATTTTTTACAAATACATTTTTCAATTTTATTTATTATAGTTAAACATAAATAGTTTTTGATATTTATAAAAAGATTTTACTACTTATGGGATGACATACTATATATTAAAATAGATCTTTTGATATTTTTATTGAAACTCTGCTTGATTCTTTCAAGCCCGGCAGCATAGTCTGTGTGTTTGCAGTAGTTCACCCAGGGGTCAATAACTTTATATATATTTTTAATTCTATTATTCAGAGACTAAATTTTATTTTTGTCGTCTTAAGTCTCTTTATTTATGCCATATCCACTCTTTATACTCTCAATAACCTTTTCAATGGACCCCTCGGTAGGTATGACCTTTATAATACTCCCTGACCCGTTTTCCTCCACAATTTCCTGAAAATAAAAGCCCACGAACTCAAACCCATTCCCAGCAGTCCCGAAATATGTCTTTTCTTTGTTCAGTTCAAGGCTCAGTTCAACCAGAAAAGCCCCAACCCTGTCAGGATCGATCCATTCCTTTGAAAGGACTACAAAATCATCTGCAAAACGCACAAGGTGCTCAACTGACTCCCATTCAACATTCTTGAGCCCGATTTCAACCCAATGGTTGTCGAACTGGTCCAGGTAGAAGTTTACAAGAAGAGGTGAAATTATTCCACCCTGGAGCAGTCCTTTTTTCGAATATTTTCCGAACCGCTTTTTCTCACGAATTCTTATATTTGATGAAGAGCCCGTTACTGAAAAATGTTTCAATCCTTGTTTTAGTGGATCTTGCTCACGAATTAAAGAATTCTATAATAATGAAATCCGTCCAGCACTTTGTTTCAATCCTTGTTTTAGTGGATCTTGCTCACGAATAAAAAGAAACTGGACTCACTGAGGCAAAAACTCAGAGTTTCAATCCTTGTTTTAGTGGATCCTTGTTTTAGTGGATCTTGCTCACGAATTGTCGTATGGCACGAATAGAAAACAAGATCGACGAGAGTTTCAATCCTTGTTTTAGTGGATCTTGCTCACGAATTTCGAGTATAAGGGTATAGTATGTAAACGAAACTATAGGTTTCAATCCTTGTTTTAGTGGATCTTGCTCACGAATAATTTGACCGAATAGCGCGCCCCGCATTCGGGGCATGGTTTCAATCCTTGTTTTAGTGGATCTTGCTCACGAATATATTTTCGTCATTTGCACTGAGTACACCATACATGGTTTCAATCCTTGTTTTAGTGGATCTTGCTCACGAATGCCTAGTTTCAACATTCGTAATTATTGGTCTTGTGTAGTTTCAATCCTTGTTTTAGTGGATCTTGCTCACGAATAAGAACGTCTTTAAATGATCTCACAGAGAAATACTGGTTTCAATCCTTGTTTTAGTGGATCTTGCTCACGAATCGAAGAGCGCAGAGTTTTAGCATTAGAGTCGATCGCGTTTCAATCCTTGTTTTAGTGGATCTTGCTCACGAATAAGATGCGCTTAACAAGTACGACGGGGATATTTAGTTTCAATCCTTGTTTTAGTGGATCTTGCTCACGAATGATCAGAAGAATATCATTACTTACAACTCTATAATGTTTCAATCCTTGTTTTAGTGGATCTTGCTCACGAATAGATATTTTCCGGGCAACTTATGAGAAAGTGGAGGATGTTTCAATCCTTGTTTTAGTGGATCTTGCTCACGAATCTGAAGACTGTGATATGATAGGTCATTATGCATTTAAGTTTCAATCCTTGTTTTAGTGGATCTTGCTCACGAATACAGTTTCATGTGTTTCCTGGTCAACGTATTTATGTTTCAATCCTTGTTTTAGTGGATCTTGCTCACGAATTCCTCTTTTGTCTTCTTTGCAGATTCAATGAGTTCGTTTCAATCCTTGTTTTAGTGGATCTTGCTCACGAATAGACTTCTTCCGTCATCTCCTGCGAAGGAAGGACCGTTGTTTCAATCCTTGTTTTAGTGGATCTTGCTCACGAATTATTACGCCTTTTTATGATGATTATTAATTATTTTTAGTTTCAATCCTTGTTTTAGTGGATCTTGCTCACGAATTGTTTTATAACAAAGCTGGGGATGTCCAGGGATTCAGTTTCAATCCTTGTTTTAGTGGATCTTGCTCACGAATCTTTATGTCTAGATTAGAGGGGCTGAGGTGCTTACGTTTCAATCCTTGTTTTAGTGGATCTTGCTCACGAATTGGGCATTATATCGCCACTGATCGAGATGCGTGGGGTTTCAATCCTTGTTTTAGTGGATCTTGCTCACGAATAGTTTCAGGACTGCCCCGTCTTCAAAAACCACCTTTGGTTTCAATCCTTGTTTTAGTGGATCTTGCTCACGAATAATCAAATCTGCCGAGATAATTCTGTATGAAAAAAGTTTCAATCCTTGTTTTAGTGGATCTTGCTCACGAATTACAAAGAAAAAATCAGAAGGCGAATACAAATACAGTTTCAATCCTTGTTTTAGTGGATCTTGCTCACGAATGGAACTAAACGGAATTATGGATGAAATTCAATGTAGTTTCAATCCTTGTTTTAGTGGATCTTGCTCACGAATGGAAAGATGCAGATGAGGAACTTAAACAGGCAGTTGCGTTTCAATCCTTGTTTTAGTGGATCTTGCTCACGAATTACTTCACCAGAGTCATAACGCCGGGATCGATTACGTTTCAATCCTTGTTTTAGTGGATCTTGCTCACGAATGTCATGTACTCCGAATTAACGGTCGGATGCACATATGGTTTCAATCCTTGTTTTAGTGGATCTTGCTCACGAATGTCATGTACTCCGAATTAACGGTCGGATGCACATATGGTTTCAATCCTTGTTTTAGTGGATCTTGCTCACGAATATAATTACGAAGCCACGGGGAGCACCGGAGAGAACAGTTTCAATCCTTGTTTTAGTGGATCTTGCTCACGAATACAAAACGCATAGCAGCTTTTAGCCGATAGCGATTTGTTTCAATCCTTGTTTTAGTGGATCTTGCTCACGAATACATAGACCTCTCAAAAGGGTTTACAGTCATCGACCTGGGTTTCAATCCTTGTTTTAGTGGATCTTGCTCACGAATGCCGTTTTAAAAGCCTTCCAAAATTCCGAGATAAGTTTCAATCCTTGTTTTAGTGGATCT
The Methanosarcina sp. WWM596 DNA segment above includes these coding regions:
- a CDS encoding reverse transcriptase domain-containing protein, with protein sequence MRIREKKRFGKYSKKGLLQGGIISPLLVNFYLDQFDNHWVEIGLKNVEWESVEHLVRFADDFVVLSKEWIDPDRVGAFLVELSLELNKEKTYFGTAGNGFEFVGFYFQEIVEENGSGSIIKVIPTEGSIEKVIESIKSGYGINKET
- a CDS encoding CRISPR-associated endonuclease Cas6, whose amino-acid sequence is MNPENIKLKTLEMTFEGTEEFRGDANQIRGFFASKFNEYDQLHNHNTDSFYYRYPLVQYKVLDRIPIIVGVNEGAEILKGLFDKFDTVTLPHGDFEITERSMRIKKQDFGLTKGIYFYEFLTPWLALNKENEEKFFETSNSGEQKEILRRTLIGNLLSMSKTFGYTVPDTIKCDVDMELRRSKYKGMDFISFNGGFMANFLIPDFLGIGKGVAKGFGTVRMIRF